One Desulfovibrionales bacterium genomic region harbors:
- a CDS encoding TerB family tellurite resistance protein — MLGIIKSFFKKEIAIESGVQSRDATYTDKVQVATCALLLEMARADNEFSTDEKEHIIETVKRHFGLPEEATDKLIELSERERKASIDLWQFAQLIRNNYSVEQKIELIKLIWKVIYVDGILDKHEDYLVHKLAKLLGLDHKQLIDAKMEVLRKSSS, encoded by the coding sequence ATGCTTGGCATAATTAAATCCTTTTTCAAAAAAGAAATAGCTATAGAAAGTGGAGTCCAATCCAGGGATGCCACCTATACCGATAAAGTTCAGGTGGCAACATGCGCCCTTCTGCTGGAGATGGCGCGTGCCGATAATGAGTTCAGCACAGATGAGAAAGAGCATATTATTGAAACTGTAAAGAGGCATTTCGGCCTTCCAGAAGAAGCAACCGATAAACTGATAGAACTTTCTGAAAGGGAGCGCAAGGCAAGCATTGACCTCTGGCAATTTGCCCAATTAATAAGAAACAATTATTCTGTTGAGCAAAAAATAGAGCTGATTAAGTTGATCTGGAAGGTAATCTACGTTGACGGTATCCTGGACAAACATGAAGACTATCTGGTGCATAAGCTGGCTAAACTGCTTGGTTTAGACCACAAGCAGCTTATTGATGCCAAGATGGAGGTCCTTCGAAAATCGAGTTCCTGA